Proteins encoded in a region of the Bacillus methanolicus genome:
- the coxB gene encoding cytochrome c oxidase subunit II, whose protein sequence is MKRLAKWRLLSIFALMALVLAGCGEPYLSALKPAGEVAKTQFNLMILATSIMVGVILVVTIIFIIVMIRFRRKDDRIPKQVEGSHKLEIIWTVIPIILLLILAVPTVAATFKLADVSPMEKKNKEGKTDALVVNVRASLYWWEFEYPNEGIITSQDLVVPTGERVYFNLKASDVKHSFWIPAVGGKLDNNTENINKFWLEFDPEKSNEAGNLFYGKCAELCGPSHALMDFKVKAVSRAEFDQWVKDMQSVKEPEKAQTDLASEGQEIFNKSCIGCHAVTPANTTPEAARQAPNLTNFGERSRIAGVLEHNKEQLKNWLRDPEAYKPGNKMTGTYGQLNEHQIDALAEYLMNLKVQD, encoded by the coding sequence ATGAAAAGGCTTGCAAAATGGCGCCTGCTGTCAATATTTGCACTAATGGCGCTCGTTCTGGCCGGCTGTGGTGAACCGTATTTATCAGCACTAAAGCCTGCCGGAGAAGTTGCGAAAACGCAATTTAATTTAATGATTTTAGCCACATCAATTATGGTAGGGGTCATACTCGTAGTTACAATAATTTTTATTATTGTAATGATCCGCTTCCGTCGTAAAGATGACAGAATACCAAAACAAGTTGAGGGAAGCCATAAACTTGAAATTATTTGGACTGTTATTCCGATTATCTTGCTTCTTATCCTTGCAGTTCCAACGGTTGCTGCAACATTTAAGCTTGCTGATGTATCGCCGATGGAGAAAAAAAATAAGGAAGGCAAAACGGATGCACTTGTTGTTAATGTCCGTGCAAGTTTATACTGGTGGGAATTTGAATATCCAAATGAAGGGATCATTACAAGCCAGGATTTAGTTGTTCCTACCGGTGAAAGAGTTTACTTTAATCTGAAAGCTTCAGATGTTAAGCACTCTTTCTGGATTCCTGCTGTTGGAGGAAAATTGGACAATAACACAGAAAACATCAATAAGTTCTGGTTAGAGTTTGATCCTGAAAAATCAAACGAAGCAGGCAACTTATTTTATGGAAAATGTGCTGAGCTCTGCGGACCTTCGCATGCTCTGATGGACTTTAAAGTAAAAGCAGTTTCCCGTGCAGAATTTGATCAGTGGGTAAAAGATATGCAGTCTGTAAAAGAGCCTGAAAAAGCACAGACCGACTTAGCGAGTGAAGGTCAGGAAATCTTTAACAAAAGTTGTATAGGTTGCCACGCAGTAACTCCGGCAAATACGACTCCTGAGGCGGCCCGTCAGGCTCCAAACTTGACTAACTTCGGTGAACGTTCACGTATTGCGGGAGTACTTGAACATAATAAAGAACAATTAAAAAATTGGTTAAGAGATCCTGAGGCTTACAAGCCTGGAAACAAAATGACTGGTACATACGGCCAGTTAAATGAACATCAGATTGATGCACTTGCAGAATACTTAATGAATTTGAAAGTACAGGACTAA
- the cyoE gene encoding heme o synthase: MTDPKAFREAAIDPSERSLEPDIPETTAWRDFLSLIKIGIVNSNMITTFTGLWLALYFTNQSFLNNLDLVLFTLIGSSLIIAGSCAINNYIDRDIDHLMERTKGRPTVTGKVAPAKVVFLGVLLISLGTIFLLMTTLTAAIIGLIGVFSYVYLYTIWSKRQYVSNTVIGSISGAVPPLIGWAAIDANLDPVAWYLFLIMFIWQPPHFYALAMRRVEEYRAAGIPMLPVVRGFDVTKKHIMLWVAALLPLPFLLTSLGIPFLVLATALNIGWLALGFFGYKKKDDVKWATSMFVYSLQYLTIMFVAMVIVTLI, from the coding sequence ATGACTGACCCAAAGGCTTTTCGCGAAGCTGCGATTGATCCCAGCGAGCGAAGCCTGGAACCTGATATCCCTGAAACAACTGCTTGGAGGGATTTCCTTTCTTTAATTAAAATCGGAATTGTTAATTCTAACATGATCACGACCTTTACTGGTCTGTGGCTTGCTCTTTATTTTACGAACCAAAGTTTTTTAAACAATCTTGATCTTGTTCTGTTTACACTGATTGGTTCCTCGCTGATTATCGCCGGTTCCTGTGCCATTAATAACTATATCGACCGCGATATCGATCATTTGATGGAACGAACGAAGGGAAGACCGACTGTAACAGGAAAGGTTGCTCCGGCAAAGGTCGTTTTTCTCGGAGTTTTGCTTATCAGCCTCGGAACAATATTCTTGTTAATGACAACATTAACTGCGGCTATTATAGGTTTGATAGGTGTTTTCAGTTATGTTTATTTATATACGATATGGTCTAAACGACAATATGTATCAAACACGGTTATTGGCAGCATTTCAGGTGCAGTTCCGCCTCTGATCGGTTGGGCGGCGATCGATGCGAATCTTGATCCTGTAGCTTGGTATTTGTTTTTGATTATGTTTATTTGGCAGCCGCCGCATTTTTATGCTCTTGCAATGAGAAGAGTAGAAGAATACAGAGCAGCCGGAATTCCAATGCTGCCAGTTGTCAGAGGTTTTGATGTTACGAAGAAACATATTATGTTGTGGGTTGCTGCACTTTTGCCGCTGCCGTTCTTACTGACATCACTTGGAATACCGTTTTTAGTTCTTGCAACAGCTTTGAATATTGGCTGGCTTGCATTGGGATTTTTCGGGTATAAGAAAAAAGATGATGTAAAATGGGCAACATCAATGTTTGTATACTCACTCCAATATTTGACAATTATGTTTGTAGCAATGGTAATAGTCACACTAATATAA
- a CDS encoding COX15/CtaA family protein: protein MRKSIKWFAVLTTVGMLLILLGGALVTKTDSGMGCGRSWPLCNGEFIPSNITIELIIELAHRLVSGIVGIMVLILSIWSWRSIGHIRETKFLSFLSVFFLILQGLIGAAAVIWGQSDFVLALHFGISLVSFAAVFLLTLLIFEVDHKFKAEKLVLDKRMIRHMIGITTYSIIVVYSGALVRHVNASLVCRDWPLCLNTSLSLPANFYEWVQMGHRVAAGIIFIWIGYVTLLAVRNYKHQKVVYWGWIISFILVTLQVASGALIVLTRLNLYIALAHAFFISCLFGVLSYFILLTSRSKKNALEIKNTQTESQTKPVSISPFSVEIK from the coding sequence GTGAGAAAATCCATTAAATGGTTCGCCGTTCTAACTACTGTCGGAATGCTGCTTATTTTGCTGGGCGGTGCCCTTGTAACAAAAACGGACTCAGGCATGGGGTGCGGGAGATCATGGCCGCTCTGCAACGGTGAATTTATTCCGAGTAATATTACAATTGAACTTATCATTGAACTTGCCCATCGGCTAGTATCAGGAATTGTAGGCATAATGGTGTTGATCTTGTCTATTTGGTCATGGCGGTCAATCGGGCATATACGGGAGACAAAGTTTCTTTCATTTTTGTCAGTTTTCTTTCTTATCCTTCAAGGCCTTATTGGGGCAGCAGCCGTCATTTGGGGTCAATCCGATTTTGTTCTTGCCCTTCATTTCGGCATATCTCTTGTTTCCTTTGCAGCAGTATTTCTATTAACTTTGCTGATCTTTGAGGTAGATCATAAATTTAAAGCCGAGAAACTTGTACTTGATAAAAGAATGATAAGGCATATGATCGGCATTACAACGTACAGTATTATTGTCGTTTATTCAGGAGCTCTGGTCAGACATGTTAACGCCAGTCTTGTTTGCAGGGATTGGCCGCTTTGCTTGAATACATCACTATCATTGCCTGCTAATTTTTATGAATGGGTCCAAATGGGACACAGAGTAGCAGCAGGAATTATTTTTATATGGATTGGCTATGTCACCTTATTGGCTGTTAGAAATTATAAACACCAAAAAGTTGTTTATTGGGGCTGGATTATCTCTTTTATTCTTGTAACCCTCCAGGTAGCATCTGGAGCACTTATTGTCTTAACAAGGCTAAATCTTTATATTGCACTGGCACACGCATTCTTTATTTCCTGCTTATTTGGTGTCTTAAGTTATTTTATTCTGTTAACTTCAAGAAGCAAAAAAAACGCATTAGAAATAAAAAATACGCAGACGGAAAGTCAAACAAAGCCTGTTTCCATCTCCCCGTTTTCGGTCGAAATTAAATAA